The Candidatus Nealsonbacteria bacterium region TATATAATGCCTGTTGGCAGACCTTCGCCAAGAAGGTAATTTATTCAATTGGTATGGGGATAAGTCAAATTCGAGAGTCGCCAAAAAAAATGGGGTCAACTCTATTTTTTAGAAACCAAAAAACCTACCAATGGCAGTTTTATAGAAATAGTGAGTAGCGGGGTGGGGTAGTGGTTGTGGAAAACTTACTTGACTTGCTTTTTTGATAAGCTTGTGGTAATATTGGAGTATAAACGCCCTACCCAGCCATTCGGTCCGGTAGGGTTTTAAATTAAATGCAAACTATTCTTTTTATAGATTGGGAAAATTTTAAAAAGAAATTGGAAAGCGTCAAGGAGTGGATGTCCGAAGAGGCGTGGATATGGTCAATATGGCCCGTGATGGCGAATTGAAAACCGCCATTTTGGCAAGCTCGGATTCTGATCTTCAGCCGGCTGTTAAGTCGTTAAGAAAAAGAAACATTGAATGTATTTATTTAGGCTTTGAAATGGAGCCCAACAAGGGATTAACTTATACTACCTCTAGAACAATTTTGATAAGAAATTCTGAAGTTTTAAAATTCCTACCGCCAAAATTGTTTTAATAATTAAGATATTAATGCTTACGGGCGGCTAAGAACCGGTGTCTCAAAATACTCTTTTATATTAATCCAATAGGTTCGAACGTCGTCTGCTCCCCGGTCCCCGGAGCCAACAAAAACCGTCCATCGCTGGGCAATTTTAGAAATAGCGAGTAGCG contains the following coding sequences:
- a CDS encoding NYN domain-containing protein, giving the protein MDVRRGVDMVNMARDGELKTAILASSDSDLQPAVKSLRKRNIECIYLGFEMEPNKGLTYTTSRTILIRNSEVLKFLPPKLF